A region of Nitrospirota bacterium DNA encodes the following proteins:
- the rpoN gene encoding RNA polymerase factor sigma-54: MAFQEQKLQLTTSQRLVLTPQLQQSIKLLQLPLLELSQELTQELMSNPLLEEVSDGDVFEKGGSSELKNEDEAIQKPVEESESPLEKIFGYTTDNYFEERESDGRDLGYFNEGIDTPSPFERNTQKPDLYEHLLWQLRLSNIPESIGHIIEIMINNLNEYGYLDASLDEIAKAAETDIQTAEKALSSLQGFDPAGVGARNLQECLILQLKPLELQDTLVENILRHGFNELERKNLKGLASKLHASFDDILAAVKIIEGLEPRPGRNYSSDEPNYITPDVFVEESDGQFIITLNNEGTPRLRISAFYRRLLADKINLGKEEKEFLREKLRSALWLLKSLDQRNKTIYRVTESLLKFQEDFFRKGFKHLKPLKLKDIAEDLGMHESTISRVTSSKYMQCPQGLVSLKSFFSNAISSTGGSIPSSNVKETIRTFIADEDPKKPYSDKKITELLKNNGVDIARRTVAKYREELKIPSNTKRKKWA, encoded by the coding sequence ATGGCATTTCAGGAGCAAAAACTTCAGCTGACGACATCCCAGAGACTGGTGCTTACCCCCCAGCTTCAACAGTCTATCAAGCTGCTTCAACTGCCTCTTCTTGAACTGTCACAGGAGCTGACACAGGAGCTGATGAGCAACCCGCTGCTGGAAGAGGTCAGCGATGGCGATGTTTTTGAAAAAGGGGGTTCATCTGAATTAAAGAATGAGGATGAAGCGATCCAAAAACCTGTTGAAGAGAGCGAGTCCCCTCTTGAGAAGATATTCGGATATACGACCGATAACTACTTTGAAGAAAGAGAGAGCGACGGCAGAGACCTTGGTTATTTTAATGAAGGCATTGATACGCCTTCCCCCTTTGAGCGCAACACTCAAAAACCTGACCTTTACGAACACCTGCTGTGGCAGCTAAGGCTTTCAAATATCCCGGAGTCAATAGGCCATATAATCGAGATAATGATAAACAACCTCAACGAATATGGTTATCTTGACGCCTCCCTTGATGAGATAGCAAAGGCCGCTGAAACAGACATCCAGACCGCTGAGAAAGCGCTGTCAAGTTTGCAGGGATTTGACCCTGCCGGCGTCGGGGCAAGAAACCTTCAGGAATGCCTGATCCTTCAGTTGAAACCGCTTGAACTTCAGGACACTCTTGTTGAAAATATACTCCGTCATGGTTTTAATGAACTGGAGCGGAAGAACCTGAAGGGGCTTGCCTCAAAACTGCACGCCTCTTTTGACGATATACTGGCTGCCGTGAAGATAATTGAAGGCCTCGAACCAAGGCCCGGAAGAAATTATTCTTCTGATGAACCTAATTACATAACACCTGACGTCTTTGTTGAAGAGTCAGACGGCCAATTCATAATAACCCTGAACAATGAAGGGACCCCCAGGCTGAGGATATCAGCTTTTTACAGGAGGCTCCTGGCAGACAAGATAAATCTGGGAAAAGAAGAGAAAGAGTTCCTCAGGGAGAAGCTCCGGTCAGCCCTCTGGCTTCTCAAGAGCCTTGACCAGAGGAACAAAACAATTTACAGGGTCACAGAGAGCCTGCTCAAGTTTCAGGAAGATTTTTTCAGAAAGGGATTTAAACATCTTAAGCCTTTAAAATTGAAAGACATTGCAGAAGACCTTGGAATGCATGAAAGCACGATAAGCAGGGTAACTTCCAGCAAATATATGCAGTGCCCTCAGGGTCTCGTTAGTTTAAAGTCTTTCTTCAGCAACGCGATATCTTCAACAGGCGGCAGCATACCTTCCTCAAATGTCAAGGAGACTATCAGAACGTTCATTGCGGATGAGGATCCTAAAAAACCTTACAGCGACAAAAAAATAACTGAGCTGCTTAAAAACAACGGGGTTGATATAGCCCGAAGGACAGTAGCAAAATACAGGGAGGAACTAAAGATACCTTCAAATACCAAACGCAAAAAATGGGCATGA
- the rsxE gene encoding electron transport complex subunit RsxE, whose protein sequence is MSHVRVKSNWELLKNGVFGENTIFRMAISLCPAIAVTSSLKTGFALGVSVVFVQTMVNVTVSAIRNFIHPKIRIPIFMFIIAGYVTIIDMTMSTYFRDIYKVIGLYIQIIVAFASIFARAEVFASKNKMSKAFFDGLGSGLGFLVAMLVISFFRELIGKGSLFGFPIVDGKPLLIMVLPAGGFLAVGVLMAFFNWVDIRFFGGKGASGV, encoded by the coding sequence ATGAGCCATGTTCGTGTAAAGAGCAACTGGGAACTTCTGAAGAACGGCGTATTCGGCGAGAACACCATCTTCCGGATGGCTATCAGCCTGTGCCCTGCGATCGCTGTTACAAGCAGCCTTAAGACCGGTTTTGCATTAGGGGTTTCTGTCGTATTTGTCCAGACGATGGTCAATGTCACTGTGTCAGCCATCAGAAACTTCATACATCCGAAGATACGTATCCCGATATTCATGTTCATAATTGCAGGTTACGTCACTATTATAGATATGACCATGTCCACTTACTTCAGGGATATATATAAGGTGATAGGGCTTTATATTCAGATAATTGTCGCTTTCGCCTCGATCTTTGCGAGGGCCGAGGTCTTTGCCAGCAAGAATAAGATGTCAAAGGCGTTCTTCGACGGGCTCGGAAGCGGATTGGGCTTTCTTGTGGCCATGCTGGTCATCAGTTTCTTCAGGGAGCTGATCGGAAAGGGATCACTCTTCGGCTTTCCGATCGTTGACGGCAAACCGCTGCTCATTATGGTATTGCCCGCAGGCGGCTTTCTCGCGGTTGGTGTTCTAATGGCGTTTTTCAACTGGGTTGATATAAGATTTTTCGGCGGCAAAGGCGCCTCCGGAGTATAA
- the raiA gene encoding ribosome-associated translation inhibitor RaiA, which produces MNIIVHAKHMELTDNLKKYAEEKIGKFNKYFSDVTETTVTLSIEKYRHKAEVLIKANGSFIQAESITDEMYSSIDEVVEKLERQVKKNKEKLVSKRKGRAKPGETFASAEPAPAIIKSRSFDTKPMSIDEAAMQMEILKRDFFIFTNASSGQINVLHKRKDGNLGHIEPQ; this is translated from the coding sequence ATGAACATTATAGTACATGCCAAACATATGGAGCTTACAGACAACCTGAAAAAATATGCTGAGGAGAAGATAGGGAAGTTTAATAAGTATTTCAGCGATGTTACAGAAACAACCGTCACCCTCAGCATTGAAAAGTACCGGCACAAGGCAGAAGTGCTCATAAAGGCCAACGGTTCTTTTATTCAGGCTGAAAGCATAACAGATGAGATGTATTCATCCATTGATGAGGTTGTTGAAAAGCTTGAGCGCCAGGTCAAAAAAAATAAAGAAAAACTCGTATCCAAAAGAAAGGGAAGAGCCAAACCCGGAGAGACCTTTGCCAGCGCAGAACCGGCCCCTGCCATAATAAAAAGCAGGTCTTTTGATACCAAGCCCATGAGCATTGATGAAGCAGCCATGCAGATGGAGATACTCAAAAGGGATTTCTTTATATTCACCAATGCATCTTCAGGCCAGATAAATGTCCTGCACAAAAGAAAAGACGGCAATTTGGGGCATATAGAACCGCAATAA
- the rsxC gene encoding electron transport complex subunit RsxC, translating to MVRADTFERGVHPHDSKGLTAGNPTQNARLPKRVVIPLSQHIGAPAKAEVSIGDEVKKFQMIGSAPGFVSAPVHASISGKVVAISDFLHPSGRMVQSVVIESDEKDEAIALVDTPDFMALGADEIKTRIKDAGIVGLGGAAFPTNVKLSPPKEKPIDVVILNGAECEPYLTADHRIMVEQPKSIVNGLKLIMKAVGVTKGYIGIEKNKPDAIEAMKKASEGEPGIEVRPLTVKYPQGAEKMLIKAITGREVPGKGGLPMDVGAVVQNVGTALAVYDAVRFGKPLIERIVTVTGKGVKEQKNLMVRIGTLVSEIIKDCGGLSEGAVKVISGGPMMGFAQWDLDVPVVKGTSGILVQSEDEFISTDEYSACIRCGRCIDVCPMGLNPSMISILSEKGRYEETKDYNLFDCFECGSCAFVCPSKRPMVQFVRLAKSQTKPG from the coding sequence ATGGTTAGAGCCGATACATTTGAAAGAGGGGTTCATCCCCATGACTCAAAAGGACTTACCGCAGGCAATCCAACTCAGAATGCCCGTTTGCCTAAAAGAGTGGTAATTCCTTTAAGCCAGCATATAGGCGCGCCTGCAAAGGCTGAGGTGAGCATCGGGGACGAGGTCAAAAAGTTCCAGATGATCGGCTCTGCGCCGGGTTTTGTATCCGCTCCTGTTCACGCTTCAATATCGGGCAAGGTCGTTGCAATAAGCGACTTTCTTCACCCTTCGGGCAGAATGGTCCAGTCTGTTGTGATAGAGAGCGATGAGAAAGACGAGGCTATCGCATTAGTTGATACCCCGGATTTCATGGCCCTTGGCGCAGATGAGATAAAGACACGCATAAAGGATGCGGGCATAGTCGGCCTCGGCGGGGCTGCTTTTCCAACCAATGTAAAGCTCTCTCCTCCAAAAGAGAAACCCATTGATGTTGTAATCCTTAACGGTGCCGAATGCGAACCCTACCTTACCGCTGACCACAGGATCATGGTCGAGCAGCCCAAGTCTATTGTTAACGGGCTTAAGCTGATAATGAAGGCGGTCGGCGTTACAAAGGGTTATATAGGAATAGAGAAGAACAAGCCTGATGCGATCGAGGCGATGAAAAAGGCATCAGAGGGTGAGCCGGGCATAGAGGTCAGGCCGCTTACAGTGAAGTATCCGCAGGGCGCTGAAAAGATGCTGATCAAGGCTATCACCGGCAGGGAGGTTCCCGGAAAAGGCGGCCTTCCGATGGATGTCGGCGCTGTTGTGCAGAATGTCGGCACAGCGCTTGCCGTATATGATGCGGTTCGCTTTGGCAAGCCCCTTATTGAGAGAATAGTCACGGTAACGGGCAAAGGCGTTAAGGAGCAGAAGAACCTCATGGTCCGCATAGGAACGCTTGTATCAGAGATAATTAAAGACTGCGGCGGCCTTTCCGAGGGCGCTGTCAAAGTTATAAGCGGCGGCCCTATGATGGGTTTTGCCCAGTGGGACCTTGATGTGCCTGTGGTCAAAGGCACTTCAGGCATACTTGTGCAGAGCGAAGATGAGTTCATATCAACTGATGAGTATTCGGCCTGTATAAGATGCGGCCGCTGCATAGATGTCTGCCCCATGGGACTCAACCCTTCGATGATAAGCATTCTTTCCGAGAAGGGGCGTTATGAAGAGACAAAGGATTACAACCTCTTTGACTGCTTTGAATGCGGGTCATGCGCTTTTGTATGTCCGTCAAAGAGGCCGATGGTTCAGTTCGTCAGGCTTGCTAAATCACAGACCAAACCCGGCTAA
- the rapZ gene encoding RNase adapter RapZ, which translates to MKRLKTGHFSTILLTGLSGAGKTVALNALEDSGFFCVDNLPVTLIKTFVNLCSKTPAVSKVAIGVDIRGGKFLPAFSDMIPALKKKFKMEVIFLEAKEDVLLSRFKETRRPHPLGLTDIKKSTQKEKKLLSSIRKEADRIIDTSKLTLHQLRKLIISSHLGEKSKSMAITLISFGYKYGVPLESDLLFDVRFLPNPFFIKELKKYPGTSAKVKNFVLQKEDTTKFLDKLYPLLDSIIPLYIKEGKSYLTIGIGCTGGMHRSPAIAEEIKRTLKKQKLNVSVLHRDLPLS; encoded by the coding sequence ATGAAACGCCTTAAAACCGGACATTTCTCCACAATACTGCTTACAGGGCTTTCGGGCGCCGGAAAGACGGTGGCGCTCAACGCCCTTGAAGACAGCGGATTCTTCTGTGTTGACAATCTTCCTGTCACTCTCATTAAAACCTTTGTAAACCTCTGCAGTAAAACTCCGGCTGTTTCAAAGGTCGCCATCGGCGTAGATATCAGAGGCGGCAAGTTCCTGCCCGCCTTCTCCGATATGATCCCGGCCCTGAAAAAGAAGTTTAAGATGGAGGTGATCTTTCTTGAGGCAAAAGAAGATGTGCTCCTGAGCCGGTTCAAGGAGACGAGGCGTCCCCACCCTCTCGGCCTGACTGATATAAAAAAGTCGACACAAAAAGAGAAGAAGCTCCTTTCATCCATAAGGAAAGAGGCTGACAGGATAATAGATACATCCAAATTAACGCTGCACCAGCTCAGAAAACTTATCATAAGCTCCCATCTCGGAGAAAAGAGCAAAAGCATGGCGATCACCCTTATCTCTTTCGGATACAAATACGGCGTTCCGCTTGAATCAGACCTTCTCTTTGACGTCCGTTTCCTGCCAAACCCTTTCTTTATCAAAGAGCTGAAAAAATATCCCGGCACATCGGCAAAAGTGAAAAACTTCGTCCTTCAAAAAGAGGATACAACAAAGTTCCTCGACAAACTCTACCCGCTTCTTGACAGCATAATCCCTCTCTATATCAAGGAAGGCAAGAGCTACCTTACGATAGGCATAGGATGCACAGGAGGCATGCACCGCTCACCTGCAATAGCTGAAGAGATCAAAAGAACCCTCAAAAAACAGAAGCTTAATGTATCTGTATTGCACAGAGACCTGCCTCTTTCTTAA
- the lptB gene encoding LPS export ABC transporter ATP-binding protein: MHTLDITELKKSYSGKPVVSGITMSINSGEVVGLLGPNGAGKTTSFYMILGLIEPDSGSIYLDGEDLSKYPMYKRSRKGIGYLPQEVSIFRKLSVENNIRAVIEMTDTENKEQKLSGIMEEFNLAPFANRLGYQLSGGERRRVEIARALAIDPLFILLDEPFAGIDPIAVMDLKKTLSQLKNKGIGLIITDHNVRETLSITDRAYIISDGKILAHGIPTELIANELVKRSYLGEEFRL; encoded by the coding sequence ATGCATACTCTTGATATTACAGAGCTGAAAAAGAGCTATAGCGGCAAACCCGTTGTTTCCGGAATAACCATGAGTATCAATTCAGGAGAAGTGGTGGGGCTTCTCGGGCCTAACGGAGCCGGCAAGACAACCTCATTCTACATGATACTCGGCCTTATTGAGCCGGACAGCGGCTCCATCTATCTCGACGGCGAAGACCTGAGCAAATACCCCATGTATAAAAGATCAAGAAAGGGGATCGGCTACCTCCCCCAGGAGGTCTCAATATTCAGAAAGTTGAGCGTTGAGAACAATATCAGGGCTGTCATTGAGATGACAGATACTGAAAATAAAGAGCAAAAACTGAGCGGCATAATGGAAGAATTCAACCTTGCCCCTTTTGCAAACAGGCTTGGATACCAGCTTTCCGGAGGCGAGCGCCGGAGGGTGGAGATTGCAAGGGCCCTTGCCATAGACCCTTTGTTCATACTTCTGGATGAGCCGTTTGCCGGTATAGACCCTATTGCGGTTATGGATCTGAAAAAGACTCTCTCGCAGCTCAAAAATAAAGGGATAGGCCTTATCATCACAGACCATAATGTCCGGGAGACACTCTCGATAACTGACAGGGCATATATCATAAGCGACGGTAAGATACTCGCGCACGGAATCCCGACAGAACTGATAGCAAATGAACTTGTAAAAAGAAGCTATCTCGGCGAGGAGTTCAGGTTATAA
- a CDS encoding FMN-binding protein, producing the protein MMPEADQVEELGMWEPHHKHSEYYAARKCGEVKIEKATDEKTGKPREIKRCINGTDIGYIAESYGKGYSSYIHVFVSLGNDLLVKKVKILGHKETPGLGDEVEKDYFLDQFVGKDSDGLIVVKTETDKNIQAITGATISSRAVAEDAVRNAVNMLKEKLGSGHNSGEVEK; encoded by the coding sequence ATGATGCCTGAGGCAGATCAGGTTGAGGAATTGGGAATGTGGGAACCGCATCATAAACATTCTGAATACTATGCCGCGAGAAAATGCGGAGAAGTAAAGATTGAAAAGGCAACTGATGAAAAGACCGGCAAGCCCAGGGAAATAAAAAGATGCATAAACGGCACGGATATCGGATATATTGCCGAGAGCTACGGCAAAGGCTATTCCAGCTATATACATGTTTTTGTTTCACTGGGCAATGATCTTCTTGTCAAGAAAGTAAAGATCCTCGGGCACAAAGAGACCCCCGGGCTTGGTGATGAGGTAGAAAAAGATTATTTTCTTGACCAGTTTGTCGGAAAGGATTCCGACGGCCTTATTGTTGTAAAGACAGAGACTGACAAGAATATTCAGGCGATAACAGGAGCCACCATATCAAGCCGCGCAGTGGCTGAAGACGCTGTGAGAAATGCGGTTAATATGCTCAAGGAGAAATTGGGTTCCGGACACAATTCAGGCGAGGTGGAGAAATGA
- a CDS encoding electron transport complex subunit RsxA — protein sequence MDFGKLFQLIIASSLINNFVFTMFLGLCIFFGVSKKMETAIGMSITFTCVMVVSAALSWLIFFYIMIPLDIAFLKIMIFIGVVASFVQSADIIMKKVSPALYYKLGVYLALITTNCIILAVPLMSADHGYTFLETIAFGLGSGLGFALALIIMASIREKLELADVPAPFRGLPIAFVLAGLISLAFMGFSGLITL from the coding sequence ATGGACTTTGGAAAACTCTTTCAGCTGATCATCGCATCATCATTGATCAATAATTTTGTCTTTACCATGTTTCTCGGCCTCTGCATCTTCTTCGGCGTGTCAAAGAAGATGGAGACTGCGATAGGCATGAGCATTACGTTCACATGTGTCATGGTGGTCAGCGCCGCATTAAGCTGGCTCATCTTCTTCTATATAATGATCCCCCTTGATATAGCCTTTCTAAAGATCATGATATTCATAGGTGTTGTTGCATCGTTTGTTCAGTCCGCGGATATAATCATGAAGAAGGTCAGCCCGGCCTTATATTACAAGCTTGGTGTTTACCTTGCATTGATAACTACGAACTGTATCATACTTGCGGTTCCTCTGATGAGCGCTGACCATGGTTACACTTTTCTTGAGACGATCGCGTTCGGGCTCGGTTCAGGGCTCGGGTTTGCGCTTGCCTTGATCATAATGGCGAGCATACGTGAAAAACTGGAGCTTGCGGATGTGCCGGCTCCATTCAGAGGTCTGCCCATAGCGTTTGTTCTTGCGGGGCTTATATCGCTTGCGTTCATGGGGTTCTCGGGATTAATTACACTGTAG
- the lptA gene encoding lipopolysaccharide transport periplasmic protein LptA, giving the protein MSKAPFTVKIFLAITIFFIPVFASHASSLKKDTPIVITSDTLTADNKNDTAVFEGSVAATSQDIKIFADKMTVFYSDGNSKIAKIHAAGNIRVQKEGMSIFSEEAEYIYDDEEKIIFTGNPKVIENDNSITGTRIIYFLKDDRAVIEGSKVLIKNKK; this is encoded by the coding sequence ATGTCAAAGGCACCTTTTACCGTTAAAATATTTCTGGCGATTACAATATTTTTTATTCCTGTATTTGCCTCCCACGCGTCTTCCCTGAAAAAAGACACTCCCATAGTCATTACCTCTGATACACTGACCGCTGACAACAAAAATGATACAGCCGTATTTGAAGGCTCCGTAGCTGCAACCTCTCAGGATATCAAGATCTTTGCTGATAAGATGACCGTTTTTTACAGTGACGGGAACAGTAAGATAGCAAAAATACACGCAGCCGGAAATATCAGGGTACAGAAAGAGGGTATGTCGATCTTTTCAGAAGAAGCGGAATATATATATGATGATGAAGAGAAGATCATCTTTACCGGAAACCCTAAGGTCATTGAGAATGATAACTCTATAACAGGAACCAGAATAATCTATTTCCTCAAGGATGACCGGGCTGTCATAGAAGGCAGCAAGGTGCTTATAAAAAACAAGAAATAA
- a CDS encoding RnfABCDGE type electron transport complex subunit D codes for MSEENKDKKLIVSVSPHVRDEESVSKIMWSVNFALFPALIASFYYFGPRAMFVTALCIGSSVGFEYIYQRSLNKKISVQDGSAFLTGLLLAMNLPPDLPFYIPIVGSFVAVVIVKQLFGGLGYNVFNPALIGRAFLLIAWTKYMTVWKEPTAAFAALDAKTTATPLGILKEEGISKLIEAFGTKSDLYMSLFTGHRAGSLGETSVIFLLIGALYLLYKKYITWHIPVSFMATVGLLAWAFGGKSGLFSGDPVIHMMSGGLVLGAFFMATDYVTCPTIRKGQIIFGIGCGALTILIRLKGGYPEGVMFAILLMNCFAPLIDRGVKPDLFGAVKKKKGTEEKK; via the coding sequence ATGTCGGAAGAGAACAAAGATAAAAAATTGATCGTATCGGTCAGCCCTCATGTCAGGGATGAGGAGTCTGTATCAAAGATAATGTGGAGCGTCAACTTTGCGCTCTTCCCGGCGCTTATAGCCTCGTTCTACTACTTCGGCCCGAGGGCGATGTTTGTAACCGCTCTATGTATCGGTTCTTCAGTAGGTTTTGAATATATCTACCAGAGGTCTCTAAATAAGAAGATATCAGTGCAGGACGGCAGCGCATTCCTGACCGGTCTTCTCCTTGCGATGAACCTTCCGCCTGACCTTCCTTTTTACATTCCCATAGTCGGTTCGTTTGTAGCTGTAGTAATTGTAAAACAGCTCTTCGGCGGACTCGGATATAATGTCTTTAACCCCGCACTTATAGGAAGGGCCTTCTTGTTGATCGCCTGGACAAAATACATGACCGTATGGAAAGAGCCTACTGCCGCGTTTGCTGCTCTTGATGCCAAGACCACTGCAACCCCTCTGGGGATATTAAAGGAAGAAGGCATATCAAAGCTCATTGAGGCGTTCGGAACAAAAAGCGACCTGTACATGAGCCTTTTTACGGGCCACAGGGCAGGGTCTCTCGGCGAGACCTCAGTAATATTTCTCCTTATCGGCGCTCTTTATCTCCTATACAAGAAGTATATAACCTGGCACATACCGGTCTCTTTTATGGCGACAGTCGGCCTGCTTGCCTGGGCGTTTGGCGGCAAAAGCGGATTGTTTTCCGGCGACCCCGTTATTCATATGATGAGCGGCGGCCTGGTGCTCGGCGCCTTCTTTATGGCTACTGACTATGTAACATGCCCAACCATAAGAAAAGGGCAGATAATCTTCGGTATAGGCTGCGGTGCGTTGACCATTCTCATACGTTTGAAAGGCGGCTATCCTGAAGGCGTCATGTTCGCGATACTGCTTATGAACTGTTTTGCCCCTCTTATAGACAGGGGTGTAAAACCTGACCTCTTCGGGGCGGTCAAGAAGAAAAAAGGCACGGAAGAGAAGAAATGA
- the lptC gene encoding LPS export ABC transporter periplasmic protein LptC, with the protein MKGKFFIVLSIISALGILILLGSNEESIIINPSYHTSVMRGIHLNHKNGNALKWELFARNATFPEDKKDIIIDSLELKIHDGHDIYITGGKGIYNINKKDLAVEDKIEIKLKDGVFKTDSLKWESEEGLITAPDDVEFISDNFTIEGTGLVADVSQEKVRILKNVKGTFYR; encoded by the coding sequence ATGAAGGGTAAGTTTTTTATTGTATTATCAATAATATCAGCCCTTGGGATCTTAATCCTCCTGGGCAGTAATGAAGAAAGTATTATTATAAACCCCTCATACCATACTTCTGTAATGCGTGGAATTCACCTGAACCACAAAAATGGAAATGCGCTCAAATGGGAGCTGTTTGCCAGGAACGCGACATTTCCGGAAGACAAAAAAGATATCATTATTGATTCACTTGAGCTGAAGATCCATGACGGGCATGACATATATATTACCGGCGGGAAAGGTATATATAATATAAACAAGAAAGACCTTGCTGTAGAAGATAAGATAGAGATAAAACTGAAAGACGGGGTCTTTAAAACCGATTCGCTTAAATGGGAGAGCGAAGAGGGGCTGATAACGGCTCCGGATGATGTTGAATTTATAAGTGATAATTTCACAATTGAAGGAACCGGGCTTGTAGCTGACGTAAGTCAAGAGAAGGTAAGGATACTTAAGAATGTCAAAGGCACCTTTTACCGTTAA